One genomic segment of Arachis duranensis cultivar V14167 chromosome 4, aradu.V14167.gnm2.J7QH, whole genome shotgun sequence includes these proteins:
- the LOC107484223 gene encoding uncharacterized protein At1g66480-like: MGNAFGMKKTTKVMKIDGETFKLKTPVKAGEVLKNHPGLVLLESENVKHYGTRAKPLEPNKDLVPGRLYFLVELPTKNSTTQPRRVRSAINMSAKDRLESLMLTRRSVSDLSILKQKDKNIGNDSDGSSNGSNKNGGGVRVKMMVPRAEVEKSIQGCKDEAEAAEKIMSLYKNGGRESYGGGGSSSGSNNSSGEIIEENNNNGKKMMELLDQQVQRKGDMKAPRQKRKVSFMPISEGGIQIAVAS, from the coding sequence ATGGGTAACGCTTTTGGCATGAAGAAGACGACGAAGGTGATGAAGATCGACGGTGAGACATTTAAGTTAAAGACTCCGGTGAAAGCTGGGGAAGTCCTTAAGAACCACCCTGGCCTTGTCCTCCTTGAATCGGAGAACGTGAAGCACTACGGCACAAGGGCCAAACCCTTGGAGCCGAACAAGGATTTAGTACCAGGGaggctttattttcttgtagagCTTCCCACCAAGAACTCTACCACCCAACCCAGAAGGGTTCGGTCGGCCATTAATATGAGCGCCAAGGACAGACTTGAGAGCCTCATGCTGACTCGGAGGTCGGTTTCCGATCTCTCCATCCTTAAACAAAAGGACAAGAACATTGGTAACGATAGTGATGGTAGTAGTAATGGTAGTAATAAGAATGGTGGTGGGGTTAGGGTTAAGATGATGGTTCCAAGGGCTGAGGTGGAGAAGTCGATTCAAGGTTGTAAGGATGAGGCTGAAGCTGCTGAGAAGATTATGAGTTTGTATAAAAATGGTGGAAGAGAGAgttatggtggtggtggtagtagTAGTGGGAGTAATAATAGTAGTGGTGAGATAATTGAGGAGAATAATAACAATGGTAAGAAAATGATGGAGTTGTTGGATCAACAAGTTCAAAGGAAAGGTGACATGAAGGCACCTCGTCag